In the genome of Plasmodium yoelii strain 17X genome assembly, chromosome: 14, one region contains:
- a CDS encoding PIR protein, with protein sequence MSFNVCKSINEIDNYFVDDSNNRGEHNSRNLLNAFFSDSNCSSDEDNIISGFILLISMFNDINDENIDSGKLVEYGILWLSYKLNQKTQNGTTKLNDFYTKHMEINNCYKENIAKSTGNNSKINKDVIEKKIKSMNIDIKDISNYYDPFKSLCNVYSELDPKETQCKTCLENAGEFFEKYEKHKNALDITKGDSYSQLWFSLLKDYKIFENKYSVKCGNVSSLVACSRSSIIKNTLIAIAIIFVAASILLGVSYKYSLFGFRKRSQKQHLREMLKK encoded by the exons atgtctTTTAATgtg tGTAAATCAATTAATGAGATtgataattattttgttgATGATTCGAACAACCGGGGAGAACATAATTCTAGGAATTTATTAAATGCGTTTTTCTCTGATAGTAACTGTAGTAGTGATGAAGACAATATTATCTCtggttttatattgttaataagtatgtttaatgatattaatgatgaaaatatagaTAGTGGTAAACTTGTTGAATACGGtattttatggttaagttataaactaaatcaaaaaacacaaaatggAACGACAAAATTAAacgatttttatactaaacatatggaaataaataattgttATAAGGAGAATATAGCTAAATCTACTGGTAATAATAGTAAGATTAATAAGGatgttatagaaaaaaaaataaaatcgatgaatattgatattaaagatatatctaattattatgatccatttaaatcattatgtaacgTGTATAGTGAACTTGATCCAAAAGAAACCCAATGCAAGACATGTTTAGAAAATGCTGgagaattttttgaaaaatatgaaaaacataaaaatgcTTTAGATATTACTAAAGGAGATTCTTATTCTCAACTATGGTTTAGTTTATTAAaagattataaaatttttgaaaataaatatagtgTTAAGTGTGGTAATGTCTCATCACTTGTAGCTTGCTCACGAAGttcaataataaaaaatacactaattgcaattgcaattatatttgttgcagcatcaattttattgggagtttcttataag tattcgttatttggatttcggaaacgatctcaaaaacaacatttaagagaaatgctaaaaaaataa
- a CDS encoding PIR protein, translating to MDYEMCENFDMLIEQCPRKLNNSGECNIQNIPGIDEYCPDRESEGKKCKTELDKINAVCLWLFDQNIAHRIDNLSNENVKAFIIYIMIWLNYMLNLKKDEETKLSDFYNNIENDTNYTNCTNDDNDCNSTLKDKAGYNNFKDAIFKNMDFSNINFEDISKFYDVFKLLCKMHTESNEGKIECTKYLGYANNIVGKFNELNRNSSISGDSSYSKVWSTLSNDYDNFKNEYDDTSCMGIPSIPPIKIKQNHVQSSGVISSSLSILNKIIIALSIFTAITIFLGIFYKCSLFVLRKRDQKQHLREKLKNIKKRMNH from the exons ATGGACTATGAaatg TGTGAAAATTTTGATATGTTAATTGAACAATGTCCCCGTAAATTAAACAATTCTGGAGAATGTAATATTCAGAATATACCGGGTATTGATGAATACTGCCCTGATCGAGAATCAGAGGGAAAAAAATGTAAGACTGAGctcgataaaataaatgctgTATGCTTATGGTTGTTTGATCAAAATATTGCTCATAGGATTGATAATTTAAGtaatgaaaatgttaaagcgtttattatatacattatgatatggttaaattatatgttaaacctaaagAAAGATGAAGAAACCAAACTAAgtgatttttataataatatagaaaacgATACGAATTATACTAATTGTacaaatgatgataatgattGTAATAGTACATTAAAAGATAAAGCtggatataataattttaaggatgccatatttaaaaatatggatttttcgaatattaattttgaagatatatctaaattttatgatgtatttaaattattatgtaaaatGCATACTGAATCTAATGAAGGCAAGATAGAATGCACGAAATATTTGGGATATGCAAATAACATTGTTGGCAAATTTAATGAACTTAATAGAAATTCTAGCATTAGTGGAGACAGTTCATATAGTAAAGTATGGTCtactttatcaaatgattatgataattttaaaaatgaatatgatgATACTAGTTGTATGGGTATTCCATCGATTCCAccgataaaaataaaacaaaatcaCGTACAAAGTTCCGGTGTTATATCATCAAGCTTGTCGatattaaacaaaataattatagCTTTATCAATATTCACTGCAATAACAATCTTTTTgggaattttttataag tgtTCGTTATTTGTATTACGGAAAAGAGatcaaaaacaacatttaagagaaaagctaaaaaatataaagaagagaatgaatcattaa